The DNA window CAGGATCGAGGCGAAGATCAGCAGCGACATCCCGTTGCCGACACCGCGCTGGGTGATCAGCTCGCCGATCCACATGAGCAGCGTCGCGCCGGCGGTCAGGGTGACGACGATCAGGATGACGTTCCCGAGCGTCCAGTTGATCAGGCTGCCGGTCGTGGTGACGCCGAGCGCGTTGGAGTGGAACGCGTACGTGTAGCCGAGCGCCTGGAGGCCGGCCAGCGCCACCGTCAGGTAGCGGGTGTACTGGGTGATGCGGCGCTGCCCCAGCTCGCCCTCCTTCTGGAGAGCCTGGAGGTTGGGGAAGACGGGCGTCATGACCTGCAGGATGATCGAGGCCGTGATGTAGGGCATGATCCCGAGCGCGAAGACGCCGAGCCGGGCCAGACCGCCGCCGGAGAACACCGACAGGAGGCCGAAGATGCCGCCCTGGCTCGAGAGCGCGCTCGAGAGCGCGTCCGAGTTCACGCCCGGCGCCGGGATGTAGGAGCCCAGCCGGTAGAGGGCGAGCATCGCCGCCGTGAAGAGCAGCTTCTTGCGCAGATCCGGCGTGCGCCAGGCGTTGATCAGGTTCTGCAGCACGTCGGTTCCCGCCTACTCCCCGGTCTCGGTCTCCGTCTCGGCCTCGGCGTCCGCCTCGGGGGCGTCGGCCTCGGGCGCATCTGCCTCAGCCTCGGCCGCGGCGGCCGGCTCCTCGGCGGGTTCCGGCTTGGGCTTCGCGGCGGCCTTCTTCTTCGGCTTGGGCTCGGCCACGGCCGGCCCGCCGCCGATGACCACGGCCTTGCCGCCCGCGCTCTCGATCAGCTCGGCGGCCCGGCGCGAGAAGGCGTGCGCGTGCACGGTCAGCCCGCGCGAGAGCTCGCCGTCGCCCAGGATCTTCACCGGGTGGCGCAGCGTGCGGACGACGCCCGCCGCCTTCAGCAGCTCGGGGGTGACCTCGACACCGGCGTCGAAGCGCCCCAAGTCGCGCACGTTCACCGGCGTGGTGTACGTGCGGAACGGGCCCATCGGCATCGACTTTCTGTGGTTGGGGCCGCGCAGCTTGCCGAGGCGCATGTAGAGCGGCATCTGCCCGCCCTCGAACCCGGCCCGCATGCGGTGGCTGCCCGAGCGCGACTTCTGGCCCTTCTGGCCGCGGCCGGACGTCTTGCCGTTGCCGGAGCCCTCGCCCCGGCCGATCCGCTTCCGTTCGCGGTGGCTGCCCTCGGCCGGGCGCAGCTGGTGCAGCCCGGGTGCAGCGGTCGTCTCGTCAGCCATCGATCTCCTCCACCTTCACGAGCGCGTTCACGCGGCGCAGCATGCCCTGCAGCACCGGCGAGTCGTCGCGGACGGTCTCGGCGTTGATCTTGCGCAGGCCGAGCGCGCGTAGCGTGCCGCGATGCTCCGGCCGGATGCGGGCGGTGCCGCGCACCTGGGTGATGCGGAGCTTCGCCATCAGACGTCGTCACCAGCCTCGGGCTTCTCGTCAGCCGGCTTGTCCGCCTTGTCGGCCTCGGCCTTCGGCGCGCGCTTGCGCGGCGCCTTCTTCGGCTTTGCCTCCTCGGCCGGCGCAGCCTCGGCCTCGGCCTCGGCGGCCTCGGGCTCGGCCGCAGCGTCTTCCTTCGGCTCTGCCTTGGGCTCGGCCTTCGGCTTGGGAGCGGCCTTCGGCTTGGCGGCCGCCTTCGGCTTCGGTGCGGCCTTGGGCTTGGCCGGCTCCGG is part of the Gaiellales bacterium genome and encodes:
- the rpmD gene encoding 50S ribosomal protein L30, producing the protein MAKLRITQVRGTARIRPEHRGTLRALGLRKINAETVRDDSPVLQGMLRRVNALVKVEEIDG